A genomic region of Oryza glaberrima chromosome 1, OglaRS2, whole genome shotgun sequence contains the following coding sequences:
- the LOC127778095 gene encoding PRA1 family protein F3-like produces the protein MSKYGTIPTSSSGAAPPPLPLGGGGGASPLDFFSRAKARGATALATRRPWRELADPHALGLPPSLADAYLRVRANLAHYAMNYAIVVLAVVFLSLLWHPASLIVFLVCMVAWLVLYFLRDEPIVLFGRVVGDGAVLAALAAVTLVLLLLTGATANIVSSLLIGVLLVVLHAALHKAEENVDDEVGRWYTPVPPQPAH, from the coding sequence ATGTCGAAGTACGGCACaatccccacctcctcctcgggggccgcgccgccgccgctcccactcggcggcggcggcggggcctccCCGCTCGACTTCTTCTCCCGCGCCAAGGCCCGGGGCGCGACGGCGCTGGCcacgcggcggccgtggcgggagCTCGCGGACCCGCACGCCCTGGGCCTGCCGCCGAGCCTCGCCGACGCCTACCTCCGGGTGCGCGCCAACCTCGCCCACTACGCCATGAACTACGCCATCGtggtcctcgccgtcgtcttcctctccctcctgtgGCACCCGGCCTCCCTCATCGTGTTCCTCGTCTGCATGGTCGCATGGCTCGTCCTCTACTTCCTACGCGACGAGCCGATCGTGCTCTTCGGCCGCGTCGTCGGGGACggcgccgtgctcgccgccctcgccgccgtcacgctcgtcctcctcctgctcaccggcgccaccgccaacATCGTCTCCTCGCTGCTCATCGGGGTCCTGCTCGTTGTGCTGCACGCCGCGCTGCACAAGGCGGAGGAGAACGTCGATGATGAGGTCGGCCGCTGGTACACGCCGGTGCCCCCGCAGCCGGCTCACTAG